From a single Thermanaerothrix sp. genomic region:
- a CDS encoding TRAP transporter large permease yields MIYVALVVLMFCLLIGVPVPVSFMASAAWLIFFGGPDGLGYDPSQLLPYGFAQMNSVSLIAIAMFIMAGGIMERGRIGERLIDLVDVFVGHLKGGLGIVGTISCAVFGSISGAACATLSCIGSIMFPRFEAGGYPKGHAAALMSNASLLGLLIPPNATLIIFAWISGQSILACFLATVVPGLLATTLICLVNLYILKDDPSVLVSQRRSLPERLKLLKLRSKGAIPALLLPVIVLGGVYGGIMTTTEASAVAVLYSIPVALWVYRGTDWRGLAGVVVESAITTGVIMAMLYSVSMLSRLYVLEDLPSKMLYFFESISTNRWVIMGMINVFLVIMGMLMDDISVVVLTTPIMMPIIAKLGFNPIHYAAVVGVNTALGCITPPAAPVLYLGGRLARAPINEMMGPALKFMLLCWVPVLLFTAYVPKLVLFLPHVLLGVPW; encoded by the coding sequence ATGATATACGTTGCCCTTGTGGTGCTCATGTTCTGCCTTCTCATCGGCGTCCCGGTGCCGGTGAGCTTCATGGCCTCCGCCGCCTGGCTCATCTTCTTCGGAGGCCCCGACGGCCTGGGGTACGACCCAAGCCAGCTGCTGCCCTACGGCTTTGCCCAGATGAACTCCGTGTCCCTCATAGCCATCGCCATGTTCATAATGGCTGGTGGCATAATGGAGAGGGGCCGAATAGGGGAGAGGCTCATAGACCTGGTGGACGTCTTCGTGGGACACCTCAAGGGAGGCCTCGGCATAGTGGGCACCATATCCTGCGCGGTCTTCGGCTCCATATCCGGCGCCGCTTGCGCCACCCTGTCCTGCATAGGAAGCATAATGTTCCCCCGCTTCGAGGCGGGAGGGTATCCCAAGGGGCACGCGGCGGCGCTTATGTCCAACGCCTCCCTCCTGGGGCTTCTGATACCCCCAAACGCCACGCTCATAATCTTCGCCTGGATAAGCGGGCAGTCCATATTGGCCTGTTTCCTCGCCACCGTGGTGCCCGGGTTGCTTGCCACGACCCTGATATGTCTTGTCAACCTGTACATACTTAAGGACGACCCGTCGGTCCTGGTGTCCCAGCGCAGGAGCCTGCCCGAGAGGTTGAAGCTCCTTAAGCTCCGCTCCAAGGGGGCTATCCCGGCGCTGCTGTTGCCCGTTATAGTGCTTGGCGGGGTCTACGGGGGCATAATGACCACCACCGAGGCCTCCGCCGTGGCGGTGCTGTACTCCATACCGGTGGCCCTTTGGGTTTACCGGGGCACCGACTGGAGGGGGCTTGCGGGGGTCGTCGTGGAGTCCGCCATAACCACCGGCGTCATAATGGCCATGCTTTACTCGGTGTCCATGTTGTCCCGCCTCTACGTCCTGGAGGACCTGCCCAGCAAGATGCTTTACTTCTTCGAGTCCATATCCACCAACCGGTGGGTCATAATGGGGATGATAAACGTCTTCCTGGTCATAATGGGCATGCTCATGGACGACATAAGCGTGGTGGTGCTCACCACCCCAATAATGATGCCCATAATAGCCAAGCTTGGCTTCAACCCCATACACTACGCGGCGGTGGTGGGGGTCAACACCGCCCTTGGGTGCATAACCCCTCCGGCGGCGCCGGTCCTCTACCTTGGAGGGCGTCTTGCCAGGGCCCCAATAAACGAGATGATGGGGCCGGCCCTTAAGTTCATGCTCCTGTGCTGGGTGCCAGTCCTGCTCTTCACCGCCTACGTGCCCAAGCTTGTGCTTTTCCTACCCCACGTCCTGCTGGGGGTGCCCTGGTGA
- a CDS encoding TRAP transporter small permease, whose product MEDLTQAVLDSSPTPCEASERRSKGWPVLELVGQRFFGAICMAMSILLALMIGAATLMRYVFKTDLYGYEEWVKLFAFWLYFSGAAYGALNGTHVSADIVNSYVPEGVFKRALVLLKNLITVGVSSLFLYYGYDFFMFGFKGPLGNGIAVPMTTVWRIPLWTSYGAIFGGLAFMVLYFVRDLWVSFVLLLESLGGVKR is encoded by the coding sequence TTGGAGGATTTGACCCAGGCAGTTCTCGATTCCTCCCCCACCCCTTGCGAGGCCTCCGAGAGGAGGTCCAAGGGGTGGCCTGTCCTTGAGCTTGTGGGGCAGCGGTTTTTTGGCGCCATATGCATGGCCATGTCGATCCTTTTGGCCCTCATGATAGGGGCCGCCACCCTTATGAGGTACGTATTCAAGACCGACCTTTACGGCTACGAGGAGTGGGTTAAGCTCTTCGCCTTCTGGCTCTACTTCTCCGGCGCCGCCTACGGGGCCCTCAACGGCACCCACGTGTCCGCCGACATAGTGAACTCCTACGTGCCCGAGGGGGTTTTCAAGCGTGCGCTGGTGCTCCTTAAGAACCTCATAACCGTGGGGGTGTCTTCCCTGTTCCTCTACTACGGTTACGACTTCTTCATGTTCGGCTTCAAGGGTCCTTTGGGCAACGGGATCGCCGTTCCCATGACCACCGTCTGGCGGATACCCCTTTGGACCTCTTACGGCGCCATATTCGGCGGGTTGGCCTTCATGGTCCTTTACTTTGTGAGGGACCTCTGGGTGAGCTTCGTCCTCCTGCTGGAATCGCTTGGAGGGGTGAAGAGATGA
- the dctP gene encoding TRAP transporter substrate-binding protein DctP, which translates to MRRLLAGLLLVLAFVPAAFGAEVTLKFAGQYPADHPGSRLMRDIASEILKRTNGRIAVRVYPGNQLGDYTLVYEELIKGTIDMALISVPSQFDPRLELMYVNGYVRGYDSAKKIFSPDGWLFKKMDELNGRLGVKLLGFYVEGMIGTGTTKPAKDPLNPKVDKGILCRVPNMDVYKLGAEAMGYRTITIPYADVYQAMQTGVCDGVNGFATTAALTALGDVIKYWYATNYSMECINFFMSKKVWDKLKPEDRKVIADVMTKATIKSIDEAKALDEASMKAMEKKGIKVFRYSEAQLLPISKAIAESWPKLEKKMTRELMVEFRKNLAPK; encoded by the coding sequence CGGAGGTCACCCTCAAGTTCGCGGGGCAGTACCCGGCGGACCACCCTGGAAGCCGGCTCATGAGGGACATAGCGTCGGAGATACTCAAGCGCACCAACGGAAGGATTGCCGTGAGGGTGTACCCGGGGAACCAGCTGGGGGACTACACGCTGGTTTACGAGGAGCTCATAAAGGGCACCATAGACATGGCCCTCATATCGGTACCCAGCCAGTTCGATCCCCGCCTGGAGCTCATGTACGTGAACGGCTACGTCCGGGGCTACGACTCCGCCAAGAAGATATTCTCCCCCGACGGGTGGCTCTTCAAGAAGATGGACGAGCTCAACGGAAGGCTCGGGGTCAAGCTGCTGGGCTTCTACGTGGAGGGCATGATAGGAACCGGCACCACCAAGCCCGCCAAGGACCCCTTGAACCCCAAGGTGGACAAGGGCATCCTCTGCCGGGTCCCCAACATGGACGTGTACAAGCTCGGGGCTGAGGCCATGGGCTACAGGACCATAACCATACCCTACGCGGACGTCTACCAGGCCATGCAGACCGGGGTCTGCGACGGGGTCAACGGCTTTGCCACCACCGCGGCCCTCACCGCCCTGGGCGACGTGATCAAGTACTGGTACGCCACCAACTACTCCATGGAGTGCATCAACTTCTTCATGAGCAAGAAGGTGTGGGACAAGCTCAAGCCCGAGGACCGGAAGGTCATAGCGGACGTGATGACTAAGGCCACCATAAAGAGCATCGACGAGGCCAAGGCCCTGGACGAGGCCTCCATGAAGGCCATGGAGAAGAAGGGCATCAAGGTCTTTCGCTACAGCGAGGCCCAGCTGCTGCCCATATCCAAGGCCATAGCGGAGAGCTGGCCCAAGCTGGAGAAGAAGATGACCCGGGAGCTCATGGTCGAGTTCAGGAAGAACCTGGCTCCGAAGTAG